The DNA region gagctagTCACTACAGGTATAAACCACTGGGCCTCACTACAAAATTTTAATGAGTCATTTTGCTCACAGGAAAAATGGTTGCAATCATTCAGAGGAATATATGCTGAGAGAGGGAATGGACTCCAGAGACGTGGCCATGGGACTGATGTTCTTATCACAGACTGCAGTAGGAGTTCTGGGAAATTTCTCtctgctttattattatttagtccTTTTCTGCCATGAGTGCACATTAAGGTTCACAGATTTGATATTCAGGCACCTGGTCATAGCCAACTCTTTGGTCATTCTTGGCAGAGGAATTCCCCAGACAATTGCAGCTTTTGGGTTGAAGTACTTCTTCAGTGATTTTGTATGCCAACTTATTTTGTACATGCAGCGAGTGGGCAGGAGTGTGTCCATTTTCATTACCTGCCTCTTGAGCATCTTCCAGAACATAACTATCAGCCCCATGAAATCCTGTTGGAAGGATCTCAAAGAAAGAGCTCCCAAGTACATTGGCTTCTCCATTTCCCTCTGTTGGATCCTGTACATGGTGGTGaattccatttttcctctctatGTGCTTGGTAAATGGAATAGCAAAAACCTTATAGTGAAAAGATATTTGAGGTACTGTCCTTACATTGTTCCTGACCACATAACAAACTCATTATACACAGCATTGCTTGTATTTCCTGAAGTGGTATTGTCCTTGCTCATGATCTGGTCCAGTGGCTCAATGGTTCTCCTTCTGTACAGGCACAAGCAGAGGGTTCAGCACATTC from Marmota flaviventris isolate mMarFla1 chromosome 18, mMarFla1.hap1, whole genome shotgun sequence includes:
- the LOC114080069 gene encoding vomeronasal type-1 receptor 4-like — protein: MSHFAHRKNGCNHSEEYMLREGMDSRDVAMGLMFLSQTAVGVLGNFSLLYYYLVLFCHECTLRFTDLIFRHLVIANSLVILGRGIPQTIAAFGLKYFFSDFVCQLILYMQRVGRSVSIFITCLLSIFQNITISPMKSCWKDLKERAPKYIGFSISLCWILYMVVNSIFPLYVLGKWNSKNLIVKRYLRYCPYIVPDHITNSLYTALLVFPEVVLSLLMIWSSGSMVLLLYRHKQRVQHIHSIKVSPRSCPESRATQRILILVGSFVSFHTLSSILNVFVTLHFNPSWWLVNTNALISMCFPTVSPILLMNHNSIKSRICS